In one window of Petrotoga sp. 9PWA.NaAc.5.4 DNA:
- a CDS encoding beta-ketoacyl synthase N-terminal-like domain-containing protein: protein MEKVDVISVGMTKFGKHPDKTGRDLVLEAFLETIKNVDKGINIKKEIKALFVGDFTPTLYEHQAHYGPLVTEWLGIQGIPAFRTESACASSSAALAAGYFAVASGMYDVVMVVGVEKMTTLDTSRTTDALSVAADDIFDLNTGITFPGLFALMAQEYFHKYGGNWEDLQTITIKNHYNGSLNPKAQFQESISSIARKTALKKGVSFKDDMDFLNSQFNPLVAYPLRLYDCAPISDGAAIAFLSNSKISKRFTDKPMHIIGFGMGTDTLALANRHDLTTSVAVINSVQSAYKMAGIWPEKIDIAQLHDCFSINEILLSEEVGFFKKGCGLAAAKEGRTSLNGDKPINTDGGLKSKGHPVGATGIAMMHEIWLQLRGEAGKRQIKQVPKIGLTCNVGGSSASSFVFILEI, encoded by the coding sequence ATGGAAAAAGTTGATGTTATAAGTGTAGGAATGACTAAGTTTGGTAAGCATCCAGATAAAACTGGAAGAGATTTGGTTTTGGAAGCATTTTTAGAAACTATTAAAAATGTTGATAAAGGTATCAATATAAAAAAAGAAATAAAAGCTCTTTTTGTTGGAGATTTTACTCCCACCTTATATGAACATCAGGCTCATTATGGACCGTTAGTTACAGAATGGTTAGGAATTCAGGGAATTCCTGCATTTAGAACGGAGAGTGCGTGTGCCTCAAGTTCTGCAGCTTTGGCTGCAGGATATTTTGCAGTAGCTTCGGGAATGTATGATGTCGTAATGGTAGTAGGAGTAGAAAAGATGACTACTTTAGACACTTCTAGAACAACAGACGCACTATCTGTTGCTGCTGATGATATTTTCGATCTCAATACAGGGATAACTTTCCCCGGATTGTTTGCTTTAATGGCTCAAGAATACTTTCATAAATATGGAGGAAATTGGGAAGACCTTCAGACAATAACGATTAAAAATCATTATAATGGGTCTCTAAATCCTAAAGCACAATTTCAAGAAAGTATTTCTTCAATTGCAAGAAAAACGGCGTTGAAAAAAGGAGTTTCATTTAAAGACGATATGGATTTTTTGAATTCTCAATTTAATCCGCTTGTAGCATATCCTTTGCGTCTATATGATTGTGCGCCTATTTCTGATGGAGCTGCAATTGCCTTTTTATCTAATAGTAAAATTTCGAAACGATTCACAGATAAGCCTATGCATATTATTGGTTTTGGAATGGGAACGGATACATTAGCTCTTGCTAACAGACATGATTTGACAACATCCGTTGCGGTTATAAACTCAGTACAATCAGCATACAAAATGGCTGGGATATGGCCAGAAAAAATTGATATAGCTCAATTACACGATTGTTTTTCGATAAATGAGATACTTTTATCAGAGGAAGTAGGTTTTTTTAAAAAAGGATGCGGCCTCGCTGCAGCAAAAGAAGGGAGGACTTCTTTAAATGGTGACAAACCCATAAATACAGATGGAGGTCTTAAAAGTAAAGGGCATCCTGTTGGTGCAACGGGAATAGCTATGATGCATGAAATATGGCTTCAGTTAAGAGGGGAAGCAGGTAAAAGACAAATAAAACAAGTTCCTAAAATTGGTTTAACTTGTAATGTGGGAGGATCTTCAGCAAGTTCATTTGTGTTTATATTAGAGATTTAG
- a CDS encoding CoA-transferase subunit beta, producing MEEYNEMELMICISSRLLEDGSVISVGTGGPCAAAMVAQKLYSPNLLITFEAGAVAPLLPSMPVSVGDSRTMFKAIQTTSMSEIMESLQRGMVDYCFLGGAQIDMYGNLNSTLIGSDYRHPKVRLPGSGGANDFGSLAWRTIVMTPQSSRRFVQKIDFITTPGYLTGPGAREKSGLPPGTGPYKVVTNLAVLGYDEETKRMMIESIHRGITLDDIKVNTGFELLIKGKIPSTEPPTKEELRVLRDEVDPLKLIIGKEAV from the coding sequence ATGGAAGAATATAACGAAATGGAACTCATGATATGTATTTCTTCAAGGTTGTTGGAAGATGGGTCAGTAATTTCTGTTGGAACGGGTGGTCCATGTGCAGCTGCTATGGTGGCTCAAAAATTATATTCTCCAAATTTGTTAATAACTTTTGAGGCAGGAGCTGTTGCTCCTTTGCTACCTTCTATGCCAGTGTCAGTAGGGGATTCTCGGACTATGTTCAAAGCTATTCAAACAACGTCTATGTCGGAAATTATGGAATCACTTCAAAGAGGAATGGTTGATTATTGTTTCCTTGGTGGAGCACAAATTGATATGTATGGAAATTTGAATTCGACACTAATTGGGTCAGATTATAGACATCCAAAGGTTAGACTTCCAGGAAGTGGTGGGGCAAATGATTTTGGCTCTCTTGCATGGAGAACCATTGTTATGACTCCTCAAAGTTCTCGTAGATTTGTTCAAAAGATTGATTTCATAACAACTCCAGGTTATCTCACGGGTCCTGGAGCAAGAGAAAAATCTGGGTTACCCCCTGGAACTGGACCTTATAAGGTTGTCACAAATCTTGCAGTATTGGGATATGATGAAGAAACTAAAAGGATGATGATAGAGTCAATTCATCGAGGAATTACGTTAGATGATATTAAGGTAAACACAGGTTTTGAATTGTTAATAAAAGGGAAAATACCATCAACTGAGCCTCCAACAAAAGAAGAACTTAGGGTGCTGAGAGATGAAGTGGATCCTTTAAAATTAATAATAGGTAAAGAGGCTGTTTAA
- a CDS encoding Zn-ribbon domain-containing OB-fold protein, with the protein MIIIQDYINALKKGKIFGSKCNKCGSVTIPPHPVCPDCGNFEMDLFEIKSEGEVKSFTIIYIPPEQFKEESPYIVAIVSLNDGGGSILGRLLEVDPNNPENIKIGMKVKFEPLLKNDKIVVAFRPV; encoded by the coding sequence ATGATTATAATTCAAGACTATATAAATGCACTGAAAAAAGGCAAAATTTTCGGCTCCAAATGTAACAAATGTGGGAGTGTTACAATTCCTCCACATCCCGTTTGCCCAGATTGTGGAAATTTTGAAATGGACCTATTTGAAATAAAAAGTGAAGGTGAGGTAAAAAGTTTTACAATTATTTATATTCCACCTGAGCAGTTTAAAGAGGAATCACCCTATATTGTTGCAATTGTTAGTCTCAATGATGGAGGAGGCTCAATTTTAGGGAGACTTCTTGAAGTTGATCCTAATAATCCAGAAAATATAAAAATAGGGATGAAAGTAAAGTTTGAACCTTTGTTGAAGAATGATAAGATTGTTGTTGCGTTTAGACCTGTGTAG
- the hisC gene encoding histidinol-phosphate transaminase, which translates to MFNFNPLLNEFPEYKPSYSKDLKNMINLSKNENPFDIPDEIKNIFFKKIQEINLNRYPELTSDTIRQKIADFFNYYFRNYEITLDKNNIIVGNGSDELISYTIKIFNGDHVIVCPPTFEMYEFYSTLNNVGIKKVPLNNNFEISEVEKKVDENTRLVFICSPNNPTGNLQPEEEILKVLKTGVPVVMDEAYADFSKTSMIKYLEEYPNLIILKTFSKAFGLAGIRAGTLIANQSIVNQIMKIKSPYSFNVLSEKMVETIIENYDYVRKNIDYIIHERELLSQDLKAYTMKSDSNFLLLDLSKIKDITADSAYEFFLQNNIIVRKYEGVLENKIRVTIGTKEENQIFLECFNELLNYHNLRFTKEL; encoded by the coding sequence ATGTTTAATTTTAATCCGCTCTTAAATGAATTCCCAGAGTATAAACCATCATATTCAAAAGATTTAAAAAATATGATAAATTTAAGCAAAAATGAAAATCCTTTTGACATTCCAGACGAAATAAAAAATATCTTTTTCAAGAAGATACAAGAGATAAATTTAAATAGATACCCCGAACTAACATCCGATACTATTCGACAAAAAATCGCGGATTTTTTTAATTATTATTTTAGGAATTACGAGATAACTCTGGATAAAAACAATATAATCGTTGGAAACGGTAGTGATGAATTAATCTCCTATACAATTAAAATATTTAATGGAGACCATGTAATTGTTTGCCCACCTACTTTTGAAATGTATGAATTTTATTCAACATTAAATAATGTAGGCATAAAAAAAGTTCCTCTCAACAATAACTTTGAAATTTCAGAGGTTGAAAAAAAAGTAGATGAAAATACACGTCTTGTTTTTATTTGTTCTCCCAACAATCCAACTGGAAACCTGCAACCAGAAGAAGAAATATTAAAAGTATTAAAAACAGGTGTTCCTGTTGTTATGGATGAAGCTTATGCAGACTTTTCCAAAACGAGCATGATAAAATATTTAGAAGAATACCCAAATTTAATAATTTTAAAAACATTTTCCAAAGCTTTTGGTCTTGCCGGAATAAGAGCAGGTACTTTGATAGCTAATCAATCAATCGTAAATCAAATAATGAAAATAAAATCACCATATAGTTTCAATGTTTTATCGGAAAAAATGGTTGAAACAATAATAGAAAATTATGATTATGTAAGAAAAAACATAGATTACATTATTCACGAAAGAGAGTTATTAAGCCAAGATCTAAAAGCCTACACAATGAAAAGCGATTCAAACTTTTTACTTTTAGACTTAAGCAAAATAAAAGATATCACCGCAGATTCTGCATATGAGTTTTTTTTACAAAATAATATAATCGTCAGAAAGTATGAAGGTGTTTTAGAAAATAAAATAAGAGTTACTATAGGAACAAAAGAAGAAAATCAAATATTTTTAGAGTGTTTTAACGAGCTACTGAACTACCATAACTTACGTTTCACTAAGGAGTTGTAG